One part of the Pandoraea faecigallinarum genome encodes these proteins:
- a CDS encoding ferredoxin--NADP reductase, protein MQAQTKYSPQMVTGMHFWTPTIFSIKTTRPPGLQFTAGQFVRLGLPGDDGELIWRAYSFVNSPAEDTLEFYVITIPEGLLTPRLAQLKVGDELFVDHTAYGFLTLDRFIGGDDLWLLATGTGLAPFVSILRDPAVWQRFKRIFVVHSVRWERDLAYYEEIKHFSHPDVDPALVDKLHFAVSVTRERTPGALYGRITSLLASGALEKALGATLDPATSRIMVCGNPDMIKELRAWFTGNGYAVSRTATPGPLVLEKQW, encoded by the coding sequence ATGCAAGCGCAGACGAAATACTCGCCGCAAATGGTCACCGGCATGCATTTCTGGACGCCGACGATCTTCAGCATCAAGACCACTCGCCCGCCCGGCCTGCAATTCACGGCCGGGCAGTTCGTGCGACTCGGCCTGCCGGGCGACGACGGCGAACTGATCTGGCGCGCGTACTCCTTCGTGAATTCGCCTGCCGAAGATACATTGGAGTTCTACGTAATTACGATTCCTGAAGGACTTCTCACACCGCGTCTGGCGCAACTCAAGGTCGGCGACGAATTGTTCGTCGATCACACCGCGTACGGCTTCCTCACGCTCGATCGCTTCATCGGCGGCGACGATCTCTGGCTGCTCGCCACCGGGACCGGCCTCGCCCCATTCGTCTCGATTCTGCGAGACCCCGCTGTGTGGCAGCGATTCAAACGCATCTTCGTCGTGCACAGCGTGCGCTGGGAGCGCGATCTCGCCTATTACGAAGAGATCAAACACTTCTCTCACCCGGACGTCGACCCTGCGCTGGTCGACAAGCTTCACTTCGCCGTGAGCGTGACGCGCGAGCGAACGCCCGGCGCGCTGTATGGACGCATCACCTCGTTGCTGGCATCGGGAGCACTGGAGAAGGCGTTGGGGGCCACGCTCGATCCCGCAACGTCGCGCATCATGGTTTGCGGCAACCCCGACATGATCAAGGAACTGCGGGCATGGTTCACCGGCAACGGCTACGCGGTCAGTCGTACCGCGACGCCGGGGCCGTTGGTGCTGGAAAAGCAGTGGTAG
- a CDS encoding lysophospholipase has product MHASDGLTLHVHTWRPVADHAADTANTANASDAASPASPASPALRAVVAIVHGMGEHGGRYARLATHFASLGIATVTYDLRGHGRSGGARVYVEHFDDYLDDTEIFLTHVRTTFGPAPLFLLGHSMGGAIAALYTITRAPANVSGLMLSSPALAPGEPVAPWMVKAGRWVSRWLPRVPVFKIDPAAIARDNAVVDAAKKDPLNAYRGTPARTAAELLDAMARIHANADALHLPLYIFHGTADRLTAPWASEQFHGNAGSKDKTLRLYPGHFHETLNDLDREKVIDELTRWLVAHLPEMRTVTSAESQWFAPPTRAPQPAHGAHPNA; this is encoded by the coding sequence CTGCACGCCAGCGACGGTCTCACGCTCCACGTCCACACCTGGCGCCCCGTCGCCGATCACGCGGCGGACACTGCCAACACAGCCAACGCATCCGACGCGGCATCACCGGCATCACCGGCGTCACCCGCATTACGCGCGGTCGTCGCCATCGTGCACGGGATGGGCGAGCATGGCGGCCGCTACGCCCGTCTCGCCACCCATTTCGCCTCGCTCGGGATCGCCACCGTGACCTACGATTTGCGCGGGCACGGCCGCTCGGGCGGCGCGCGCGTCTACGTCGAGCACTTCGACGACTACCTCGACGACACCGAGATTTTTCTCACGCACGTGCGCACCACGTTCGGACCGGCCCCGCTGTTCCTGCTCGGGCACAGCATGGGCGGCGCCATCGCTGCGCTCTATACGATCACGCGCGCGCCGGCCAACGTCAGCGGACTGATGTTGAGCAGCCCAGCGCTCGCACCGGGGGAACCCGTCGCCCCATGGATGGTGAAAGCCGGGCGCTGGGTATCGCGCTGGCTGCCTAGGGTGCCCGTGTTCAAGATCGACCCGGCGGCCATCGCCCGCGACAACGCCGTGGTCGACGCGGCCAAAAAGGATCCGCTCAACGCCTATCGCGGCACACCGGCGCGCACCGCCGCCGAATTGCTCGACGCCATGGCCCGCATTCACGCCAATGCCGATGCCCTGCACCTGCCGCTCTACATCTTCCACGGCACCGCGGACCGGCTCACCGCGCCGTGGGCGAGCGAGCAGTTTCACGGCAACGCGGGCTCGAAGGACAAGACCCTGCGCCTCTACCCAGGTCACTTCCATGAAACGCTCAACGACCTCGACCGCGAAAAAGTCATCGACGAATTGACACGGTGGCTGGTGGCGCATTTGCCGGAAATGCGCACCGTGACGAGCGCCGAATCCCAATGGTTCGCCCCGCCGACGCGAGCACCGCAGCCCGCGCATGGCGCTCATCCCAATGCCTGA